The genomic window GACTTGAACGGCTCCTCGTTCCCCGTCAGACCCAGGGAAGAGTCCGCGCGGGAAGCGGAGGACAGCGCCGCCAGGAGAAACAAGGACCCGTCTCTGCAGGGCTTGAGTCGAGAGgagcggcggcggcggcggagAGCGACCGCCAAGTACCGCACGGCGCACGCCACGAGAGAGCGCATCAGAGTCGAAGCCTTCAACGTCGCCTTTGCCGAGCTCCGAAAACTTCTCCCCACCCTTCCCCCCGACAAGAAACTCTCCAAGATAGAAATCCTCCGGCTAGCTATCTGTTATATATCCTACCTCAACCATGTATTGGACGTGTGAAAGACTCCAGGTACAAAAGTGTATAGAAAGACTTGCCCGGCCCAAGACTGCGCTGTGCGTACGAAGGAATACTAAAGGCAAGCCCAACAGTCTCCAAATATCAAGCCAAACCGCCAGACCTCCGTAAGTTGCCAATGATGAGTACGGCTATTTTTATGAGTGAGATACTGAGGGACACTTTCTctgtaaatatatattatatttattCTGTGTCCGTAACTTGAATAATGATGACAACGCTAGTCTCTGTAATATACAATAGTAAATTCCTGGGTAGAGGCGCCAAGCTTCCATGCTTAAATTGTGCTTACAATCATATGTTTACAAGTATATTTTGAGACCTAGTAAAATGTAGTCAAGTTGGCTATAAGGCACGGCCAAAGAAGTATCCCATACACGCATTAATTGCGTAGTTCCCATAAAGAACAATCGTCTGTTTTAAGGTGTGTTGTTGAAAAAGCAAGTgacaatgaacaaacaaacaagaattgctCCGACAATGATTGTTGCTATGTTTACAATTAGCAATTTTAGGTCATTCTTCTAGGCGTAGAGAGGGAGTTTTCATTTGATTACTTTGCTAGGTTCAAGTATAAAAGACAATTTTCTTGATAGAAAAGTCTAAGAAAACCAAATGCCATATCTCTCCACAGTTGTAGCCTTGATCTAAAGACTCCTAAAGCTTCACTGTACAAAGTGAAAATGATAGAAAGTATGCTGTACAGTCTAGCCACGTCGTGATGCTGTGTTGAGGCTATAGGTGCGAGTGGAGCCAAAGAATTGAAGCTTTATATATTATTGAATGTTGTCGTGATATTTATTGTGGAATGTGCCGTTGTTCTATGTGAAATCGCAATACTTTTTTGACATGATCAGatgatattattattaataaaaTTCTGACAAAACGAAGAACATACAGTGAGTCAGACTACCTTCATTAATGCATATATCGTGATGCATCTTCAGAACATATGACCGTCTATGTCTTGGTAATTTTTATGAAGGCGTCCAACTGGTACTCAGCAATCCCGGTCAAATCAACGACCGCAAGGGTTACGATAGCGGTAGTTTACTCAATTTTCTGCGGGGCTTGATGTTATTTCACCCGCGCGCGGCCTGGTCACCCTCCGGTCACGTCCCCAGCACACTCAACCAACCCTTCCCCGCTCTCGTGCCCAGAACCGCAATCAGTTCGCTCGAATCATCACACTAACGCTGTTACCGATATTGCACCGTTGTGCCTGTTTTTCCAAATCCTATAAATCTACAGAAATTGTGCAGTAATTAAAAACCAAAGGCGAAACGTGCAACAAGGTCCTTTTATCGACTGTTTCTGGCCGGCAGGATAGCGCAGCCGGCCGACTGCACCAGTCGAATCAATAGGTACCACCTCAAAACTACCCACCGTTGATCAATCTAACTGCACTCACAGATGTATATCCCTACTGTACAGAGAATTGTGTCAAACTGTGTGTCTATCCTGACACGGGACGTCAGACCGGTACCCTTCACGTGGAGGACGATACACAGTCTCTATCCACCTCATCAAATGTCCGCCTGTGGTtacggagggggaggggggttagttTACGTCGGAAATGCCATCGGGATACGTGACTTTTAGGCGACAGATTGCGCTGGGAGTGGTTTTGCCTAGAGGGGCTCGCATACATGTCAGCTTAATGCATGTAATAGCCTACGGGCCTCGTAATGGCTGGTAAATCTATACAAAGGAAGACATAGAAGCCCCCTCTTCCTGCCGCGAATTAATTTGCTTAAATTCCCTCCCATTTCCCCCTCTTGCAACAGTCGCCGATTTTCCTCCCCTTTTATAGATTGATCTGCGCGATATTCGCGGTAAAATGAACCGCCAGGTTGTAGGGCTTTATGGAAACCAATACACTGGCGAGATGGATATCTGAGTGTATCACTCTGCCATCTGCCCCGCGCGAGCCAAATTATAACGAAATGTGCTCCGTTGTTTCCAATTGCCTGACCTTATTTGTAGCTCCCTTTGGCCCTTTTGTGCATGAGCCCCTGAAATCAGGGATCGATGTCGCAGCGCGGGACCCGTGCACATGTAATGAACCCGTGATTATACATGCGCCCACCGGACCGAAAGGACAAGGACTCACACCCCGTCCTCTCTCCTCCCTCCGCGGACACTGTTCTACAGGATCAACATCCATTATTGATCtgggagagagaaaaaaaaatcgtgtGGTGTACATGCTTGTGTCGTTTCTCATAGATGGACATTTCAATTATTCAGGCGTAACAGTTTTATTTCTGGTGCGGTTTGATGTGAAATAATGACCGAGGACGAGATATGGTGTCTCCGGGGACAAACACGTCCATCCAGCTGTCGAGATACCACGGCTCCACAGAGGTGGTGTTTGTAGCCCCTGTAACGTCACACGGGACACGTAACAGTATTAAAGTCGTAGCCAAAACAACCACGCCACTCCGCCGAATGCTATGATTTAAAGCTATGAATATTCACACAGGCGGACGCCTTTATGAATTATAACAACACCGACTCTTTTCCTCATTAATGTACATAATTTCTAGCAAAAAACATATCTCCTGAGAAAAAGTAAAATGACTACCACACCACGATCTTCCTGCAATTTGACATTTGAGATTTTTTGAAATAGAAgacagacattttttttagcTAAGCTAAATGCCTTACAAATATTAGCTCAGTTACAGAATGGGAAAACTATGAATTTTTAACTTTTCAATTAATAAAGGCATGATATGAGAACGTCGTAACATCGATATACCTATCGATAAAATTCCTGGTTTACCAAAGAATCGATAATCTGTAGAGGCAAAGATGAAAATATCTTTCATTCAAAAATGGAATCAGACGAAAGAAAATCTTCAGTGCGTTTTATATACAGTATGCAAAGTAATTTTTTCCAGCGCTACTCAAAATTTAGGACAACGCAATAGGGGTAATAAAATTACACTTTATAGATACTATGTAAAACCACCCCCACCACAATAACGTTATAAAACAATCATCATTTTATTGTGCGGAACTTGTAAAATGCAAAGAAGATGAGGTAGAAAACAAACTACTGTCATATTCTTTACACAGTATCAAAGAATGTGGCGATTCATGTGTTTTGCAATTTGATAGAAAAAGAGAGGGACAAGCGAACAATCCACAGTTGTGGTCGACTTGTATGTTGAATATTGGCCTGGCTAATTcagtttatttttttaaagatgtacATAGGTAAAATTAGTGCACATAATTTGGCTTAGTTCCTGTTACTATTTGTTGGcttctttgtaaaaaaaaggggGGGCTTCACCCTTTACCCATACTGCGTTAAGACTCCTCAAGTCTTATAGTCAAAAACAGCAGTACTGGTAACGCTGCGCTGGGTGTATTCATAATCGCACACACACGGGGGCCCGGGCACACACAGAaattgaaacacacacacacaaacacacacacgcacgcacgcacgcacgcacgcacgcacgcacgcacacacacgcacgcacgcacgcgcgcgcgtacacagagagagagagagaaagagagaaagaaagacgcacgcacgcatgcacAGAGATAGaaagatacacacacagacagaaaatgacagagagacagacggacagattaacagacggacagacaagCCTTAAGCAATACTTGACGTACAGGTGAAAACGTGAgaagcacacacaaacaattgCCAATGCATTACTCGAAGCGCATTTCGAAAAAACTTTCTTCATATCCTTCAAAATATCCTATGATCCatgttttagaaacatttaaagGTGACGTCTATTCTGGACCCTACGACGGAAGACACAGACATGACAAGAAGATGCGCTGACTGTCAGTATCATCATGCCAGTTCTCTTTCCCGCCGAGAGCTTTCTGTCAGGATTCGGCATGTTTGATTAAATGGCGGGCCTCCAGGGTCCCCGTGTGGCGGCAGGAAATAGGCGAACGCCTTGAAGGAGACAAATGATTATTGCCTTTCGGGGTTTTGTCTTAATAATTAGGAGCCGCGATTTTACAGGGACGCAACCAACACGCAACAAGGGATCCCAAGCGTTAAAACCCAAGTATCCATATTGAATTTTTCCAGGTGGCATTCAGTCGTGATTTCTCTCTCGCTTGGCGACATTTGGCGGCAAAAAACACGAAGCGGCAATTTTCGGGCTGTCAACTTTAATGAATATTCATACGCATCAACATCGATCGCTTGAAAATTCATGCGATGTCTAATGATTGAAAGCAGACTTGATAATTAGTGATGATCACAGTTTTAATGATTCAATAAACGGCAGAAGCCAAACGCATTTATCATGAATGCGGAAGACGCGGCCATGCTGAACCACTAAGATTATGAGTAATGATGACATGGTATTACAGTGCGAAATTAATAATAATTCGGTCACACCATGGGAAAGTTGGCCATATGTGGAGCTGTTCAAAAGCCTTGTTTTGTGTGCACAAGTCGGCAACTTTATATGGTCACCAAATACTGTATAATGTTCCCTTTATTAAAGTATGTTTGTAAAGTACATTTTTCAAGTGTACATTTGTCAAGTGTCTGAATTCTTTCATTCTACGTTGTGTATCAGGAGTCTATGAAATAGTAATATTAGTAATATTTCACCCAAAAGGACGTGATCACCCAGTCACAGGTGTGAAGATTTACATACATAGAAGTATGTCCATACAGATCTAAAGGATACGACTTTGTCAAAACTGTGGGAGTCGTCTTGAAGTCGTGAAAGGGAACAGTACATCTAGAGTATTAATGACTTAACAACTACGTCTGTATGCATATGTGTGTCAAAACACTACCATCAATAAGAGCCTACTATTGGTGTGGCTGAGGGATATGGAGCGACTGTCTTCCAGTACTTGCTCAGATAACCTCAATGCTTCATTAATTGCCCAGCTGCAGCCATGATGTTGAACATTTTGTATCACCCCCGACATCGGTTGTGCTTTTAAGGTGCGGTAATGTTTCCTTTTTAATATGCTTAAGATCGGCCAGCCTGAAATCcagtcttcttagctttagccCGCTTCCAATGAGCCAGAGTTAACATAACAAGACTGAATTTTAGGCACGAATTTACCTTTTTCTAAAAAGAACAGCAGCCCCTTCAAAAATCataggattcgaacccgcagCTTTGTGATCCTGAAGTAGAGGCACACATGCGTCACTATACCATTGTGCACAAATTGTTTATTCCAGGCTTTCTCGATCATTTCTGTCAGACATTGTACATACTCGGTTACGTGCTTGCATAAAAGTCGGTGACATACGCCTGGCGTCAATAGGTCGCCACTAATCTGACATTCTACGAGAACCGACAACAATCCGTTTTCATTACAATCCCGCCCTATATTCACCCTGAACTATTGCTGTAACCTTTTCCTTCAGAAAATCTAGGATATTACAGGCAACACCTTAAGGCAGCAATGTAACTCTTCATAATCGTAATAAGGGACAGTCTATTATGGAAAAGAGTGGGCAGGATggagttttttttatattgaagGGGGGTCCTTGAAAAATATTTTGGACAGGTATTAGGTGAGTATAAGCTCTAAATAGAATGTATtctgtgtcattttttttttcctttcaaaataaTGTACGACAAAAATCCAATGCAACGATTCAAGCTTATTGTTCCTTGGTTTCCTTCTTTAAGCCAAAAGCAAATCGCCGTACTATGTCCGATATGTAACCTTTCTGGCTAAGACACTACGAGACAAATATTTGATGTTTTCATGTCTTTAATGTCTGAAATCATGGCTCAGAAGGATTTCCTAGGTGGATGTAGCTGTGTAAACACAACAAAGAGACCGGTGGCAGGAAGCGAGGAGCGTTTGTTTTTGTCGGTGAGTAGAAAGAGAGTCGTGAGGACAGTCTTTTCCTTTTCCTAGCTGGGGATTAGATATGAAAGGACGGGAGGCACATTGAACAAATTGGGAGCGTCGTGCGTTGCCGAGTTGGACATCTTAAGGGATGAACATCAAAAACTGCTGAAGTTATGAAACAAGCTTTATTTTGGTGGCTAATTGGATCGCGGTTATAGGAAAAGGATCTTTCTGAAACTGGAAGAGTAGGAAAATAGACCGAAGCAAGAAAAAGAGATAAGGAAGACAATAAGAAGAAAACTTTGCATGTGGGAATCGTACATAGGCTGATCCTTGCTTTGAGTCTTATTAATAAAACACATAACAAAAGGAAGCGAAGTCAAAGTCATGAAATATGTGCAATATGATACACTAGAACTGTAGAACCTTTTCACAAATGTACACTATTCAGCTACTAGTATTCTATCCAGCAGGAGTACGTTATCACATAGGCACaacgtgttcagcaccaaggacagggataggaCAAGTGCGCCTGCAGCTGCTGACGGAAAAGTTTGGATGAAAGAACGTGTTTCACCCATGAGAAAAATGTAATGTGTGCAACTTTATAGTTGGTTTTGATTATCAGAATTACGGCTCAACACCGCCCTTGTAAAAGCAAGCGTATAGATAACTTAAATACTTTGAAGCGTTGTCACCAATTTTGGGTCAAGTATATTTCGACCTGTACGTCTCATCACACCAAAGTGTGAACTGACCTCCATTTGCGAAAAAGTTGACAAATTATTTTGACATTTCGTGCAGTCGTACTTTTTCAAATGCCGTCATCATCATTCAATCGATAACGGGGCGACCGGGCAACGGGGAAGAGCGACAGGATGAGCCCGAGACGGCAGATGGGGCTGTCACAGTTCACCGTCCCCGCCTGCCCTCCCCCCGGCTCCCGAGGGACCGCCCGCCGACACTTCAGTGTCTCCACGCCATGATTGCCGCTCATGATCTCCGTCACCGAATGTCACGCGATGATTGCCGCGAGGCGCTGATCCAAGCAGCGCGAACTTTTCCAGCAGCTTCGCGACCGGAAAGCTAAATTGATTCGCGACCTCGACAAGCGCGCCGGCGCGCGCATTTCCCGCAAGCGTGGCTTTTAAAAGGGCGGCCATTAcgttcctgaaaaaaaaaaaacggcggGGTGTGTAGATCATCTCGTTTTAGAGATGTACTTTATTTCGATGTGAATCGGTACTTTTCCTGCACGGTGATTTAAAGGTTAACGGCCCACAAAAGGGTCGGATGGAAAAATCGATGTTGTAATGACAGAGCGTTCTATCGGATATCCCGTTTCTTGGCCATTACTCCGGCCATATTTTACGACACCTCGGCCGGGCCCGGTGGTACGTGAGATGAGTAGTAGGTGAGCGGGGCA from Branchiostoma lanceolatum isolate klBraLanc5 chromosome 4, klBraLanc5.hap2, whole genome shotgun sequence includes these protein-coding regions:
- the LOC136432669 gene encoding helix-loop-helix protein 2-like — translated: MLDTLQRTSTQTQPPGMVVTGETTVAQGSPRSCGSTSPTSSCSSVDAVHKSFDVTDLNGSSFPVRPREESAREAEDSAARRNKDPSLQGLSREERRRRRRATAKYRTAHATRERIRVEAFNVAFAELRKLLPTLPPDKKLSKIEILRLAICYISYLNHVLDV